The Bacteroidetes bacterium GWF2_43_63 sequence AAATCAATCTGAAGCCTCTCTCCTGGCCGATGTTCAAAATGCATCGTGGCTGCATTCTTTCGTCCAAAAGCCGACAGATGCTCGCAAAACTGTGAGTAGCTGTAGCCTTCCGGAACTTCTTCTTTGTACTCCTGCCACAGTCTTAGCCGCGTTACGCCTGTGCGCTTTAGCTCTTGCTGGATCTTGTCGATTCGTTTTATAAAGTCGTCATACCTTCCATCTGGCACTGCATCTTCTTTTCCGGAATATAGTAGCATTCCAAGCTCTTCATCGTTGAGCTTGAAAAGTTGCGAAATAATCTTTCCGGACTGTTCTATCCGCATCACATAGTCATCAATCGTATGCCGCCCTGATTGCAGTACTGATGCGATCTTTCGCTTCGAATAGCCCTTCTCCAATAATTGTAATATGCGTCGGATCTGTAACATTGTAATAGGTTTTCTTGCCATCGTTCCTTGTTTTTCACAAGGTAACGTTTGTTACAAATCCGCCTCCCGGGTGGCGCCGATTCTGCCGGAATGTCAGTCCTCTTCTCTGGAATTTCTGACTATAAAGTCATCAGTTTCCGTGATTAGGGGTGGCGCCGTTTGCTCCGGAATCAGTGGCGCTCATTGCTCCGGAATCGGTGGCGCCGAATGGTCCGGAATAGTCAATTACTGGGATATTGCTTTGGCAGGTGATCAGTCTTTCCCATACGTATTAGCAGCAATTGGTGGGATAGGACATATTAATGTTTATAACCATAATGCTGAATCAAAAGAAGATTTAATGCTTAGACTTGTGGATGTCGGTATAAGAGAGCATTATGAATATTTGCCACTGCTGTTTTCATTATTGCATCCAGAAGATGATTACACAAATCCAATATCTCAGGAATATTATGAATGTCTTCTTGATGCAGCGCCCTGTACACCGTATAACGGAGATGTTCTATCGGTTGAATGGAGTCGTGGTGATCGAATTGGCGGGGACAGAGTCGATGTTCCAAATGGAGATAATGCCGAAAGCAACACCTCAATTTCTCCCATTTACTATATGTTTTATTTTAACTTATCTAATGAGGTCTTTTATTATTCAGCTTATGATTTTTCGCCAATTGCAATTAATCAAATGGCTATAGAGAATATACATTTGGAATTTCAAACAGAATATGATAAAAAAAATTACATGGCATCAAATACAATTATTGCAAATGATTACAATGTTGGAAATACTTTAGGAAGAAATTCAGAAGACATCCTACCCATACCAGAAATAGGTCGTGTTCAATTTGTTGCTGGAGAAAAAATAACTTTAGGTGAAAATTTCAAGGTGATTGAAGGGGCTTCATTTCACGCATCTATTGATCATAGAATTAATGCACGGCAATGTTCGGAAACTTCATTTACAGATTGTCACCATATTCTTGATGATGCCAGGTATAATGAGAATTTGATATTATTCAGACTTAAAGATTCAGTTTTACAAGCTCAATTATATTCTGTGAAATTTAATGATGAAAATCAATTTGCACTTTCATCTGAAATTTTGCTTAATGCAATTCCCAATCCAAGCAATGGTAAATTCACCATTGAATCAAATTTGCGTGATGCCGAAATGCTGGTCATGACTATGACAGGAGAAGTTATTTATTCGGGTCACTATCAGGATGGGAAAATTGAAATTGATTTGACTGGTCTGAATATGGGCGTTTACATTCTCAACCTTAGAAATGAGTCGGCAACAAAATCAATTAAATTGGTGATTAATTAGCAAGTTTCAGCAATTTCATCTCACCATCAAAAACACCGTAGGTTTTGTGGTTGACCCATTCGCCAAGGTTTATGTAGTGTGCGTTTTCGATTTTCATGTCCAGTGGAAGATGGCGATGCCCAAATACATAAATGTTGGCGCGCTGCTCTGCGGGCGTGTTTTGAATATACTGCACCAGAAATTCCTTCTCGTCGCCGTTGTATTTTTCATCGGCAGCGCCATTGGCAATGCGGCTTTTGCGCGACAGCCAGCGGGCCAGCCCGAAGGAGAAATTCGGATGGAGCCGGGCAAACAACCATTGATTGAAGCGGCAAGCAAACATGCGCTTGACAAATTTATATTTTTTGTCACCAGGTCCGAGTCCATCGCCATGACCCACTTCGATTGTTTTTCCGTTCACCAGAAAACGCTGCGGCTCGCGGAATAATTTCAACCCGATTTCCTGTTCAAGGTAACCAAACATCCACATGTCGTGGTTGCCAGTGAATGCAAAAATCTGAATACCGGAATCGGCCATCTGAGCCAGTTTGCCGAGTAAACGTACATGCCCGCGCGGAACAACGTGACGATATTCGAACCAGAAATCGAACAAGTCGCCACACAGAAAAAGATGTTGGCAATCGTTTTCAATTTTATTCAACCACTGCACGAAAGCCAGCTCCACATCGCGGCTGGCAGGAATGCCGAGATGAAGATCCGAAGCAAAATACATTTTTTTGCCGGGACTTAGATCAAGTGCAGTTGCTTTCTGCGGTGCGGATTGTCGAGCCATGAATGCGGATTGAGACGGTCAAAGTTAATAATAAAACGGATTCGCTGCCAGTACTTATCGGTGTTGAGCAACAGTGCGTCTTTGCTGCTCTTGTCGTGTACAAGCGGGAAAGCGATTTCGAAAATTTTCTGTGGCGTGGTAATGAGCAAGCCGCCCTCGAACACTCCAAAAGGCTTATTGGCTTTCAGCGGATCGGGGGCAATGCCCGCTGCAACATAGATCCGAAGCGGTAAATCGAAAGGCATGGATACACTGCCCGAAACAGAAAGATTCCAGCTCCAGCTTTGTCCGACAGGAGAAATACTGTACAGACTGCCAGGTCCGGGCATTCCCTGCATTTTGTAAATGGCATCGTTTACATTGCGGCCGAGAAACCAGCCGTCGTAAAAGATATCGGTTTTCCAGCCAGGCATATTGGGACTGAAGCGTGCGTCGTAGTTTTGTGAAAACACTGAATCGTAGCAAAGGAATATACCTGCAAATGCACGAAATGTGAACCAACGCTTCGGTTCGTAGTTGTAGTCGTATTCATAATTTGCACTCATGCGTGCAAAATTGCTCCAAACATCGGCATTCACCGAAGTGCTGAATGGCTGCGTGGAATCGTATTTTTCGTAGGTCCAGCCGGCGCGTATGGCATTCAGTATTTTGTGATGTTGTGTCGGGCTGTAACCCGAGCCGTTGCTGACCCAGACAATTTCTTCGGCGCCGCTCTGATGATATTTCAATTCAAGCTGATGTTGTGCGGGCACGCTGTCGGAGCCGGTTTCCAGTATTGTGCGAATGCCGGTTTCGAATTTGTAATAGCTGAGTGGTTCGCCTTCGTAAGACGGAAGGTGAAAACTCTTGCCTTGCAGAAAAATTGAAACTGCGCTCAGCGGCTTGTTTTCGAAGTATCGGTTGACCGAAATATTTCCGGCGCCTACCAGCGATTTTGTATCAGTACTATACATCGGCACCAACTGATACCTGAATTTCTTTTTGTCATTCATTTGGTTTGTAATGTACACACCCGGCATCCAGTGGTCGTTTTCGTTCCATCCAACCAATGGGAAAATAAATGTTTCATGCAGAGTTGAATCGTCTTTCAGCGTGTATAATCGTGGATGAAAAGACAGGTTTTGTGCTGTCAACTCCTGGACTCCACCTAGAGTGACAGAGATGATCAACAGCAATGTCAGAGCCGTTTTAAATCGGTCTGAAAAGTTTGTATATATCATTTCCGACAAAGTCGATATTTGAATTTTTACTCACTATTTCACCTTCACGATTCAGCAAAAAGAAATAAGGTGTTTTTTCGATGTGATAGAGTTTTGCGATAGGGGAGTCGGTATATTTAAGGTCGCAGATATTGGTCCATTTCATTTTTTCTTTTTCGACCGTAGCAGTCCACATTTCGCGGTCATAGTCGAACGATACAGAAACAATGGCCAGCCCTTTCGGGCCGTAATTCTGCTGATATTGCCGGAGTGCAGGCAACTGTCGCATGCTTTCGGAAGACCATGAAGCCCAGAAATGAAGCAGAACCACGTGTCCTTTGAGATCGGAAAGTTTGAACTGATTTTCGTTTAAATCGGGCAGCGAAAAATCGGGAGCAACTTTACCGGAATCAAGTCTGTTTTTAATTTCCGCTTCCTCTTTGATGGCCAGACGGGTTTTATTGACTTTCATATTCAGGTGTCCGACATGCTCGAAATCAGGATATTTTGCAGCGAGTTTTTTTGCCAGATTTTCATACACTGAAAAATATTCGAACGGATCCAGCACTGGCTGGCGGCCGAAATACTGATAAAGAATGAAAAGACTTCCGAGTGATTCGGGGTTTTTTTTCACGAGGTCGAGCGTATAATCGCGTTGATTCTTATAAATGATTTTTGCGGTTGAATCAAGCGAGTCGCGCACCGCCATTTTGTTCTCAGCATATTTGTTGTTTTCCCAGATCAGCGCTAGTGTGTCTAATTGTTTAAACTGATTGCGTGAAAAATCAAGATATTGAGCAAGAAGTTCAGTCGCCGGAGATCCGCTCACAGTATAGGATTCGGCAAGTGCGTTGATGTCGCCGCTGAGTGTGATGGTCTGTCCGGGTTCAGCAATTACGGTTATGAAATTATCTTCTGCTGTAGAAATTTTAAGGAATAACGGTTTATCAGTCTCGCGTCGGAAGCGGAATGCGCCGTCTTCATCAAGAATGAGGGAGTCTGTTTTTTCAATTTCCTCGACATGGATAATGTCAATATAAATTACATTGGCGCGGCTGTGAATGAAGCGGCCATCAATTAGAATTTCTTTTTCAGAAGCAGTGTCTTTATTGCCACATGAAGAGATAAGAACAACCGAGGCGGCTGATGATGCAAGAATCAGAAAAGCGAAAAATAATTTTCTCATTAGCTGGATTATTCAAATTTGAAACTAAAAGGAAGTAAATCCACAATACTATCGAAAATAAAACCTTTGCCATTTTCGCCAACAAGAATTATTTTGAAAGGCTTGTTCTGACGCATTGTAGACTCACTCATGACCTGACGACAAGCACCGCATGGATTGGCAACGGTTTTTAGTTTCTTCCCTTTTGTGCGGGCGGTAATCACCAATGTTTCGATCTCGATGCCCGGATAGCTTGTTCCGGCCTGAAACAGAGCGACGCGTTCAGCGCAAAGGCCACTTGGATATGCGGAGTTTTCCTGATTGCTGCCAAGAACAACCTTTCCGCTGGCAAGTTGCAGCGCAGCTCCTACATAAAATTCAGAATAAGGGGCATAAGCTGTTTTGGTGGCTTCAATCGCTTTTTCTATGAGTTTCTGATCCTTTTTACTAAGCTCTTCGGGGCTTTCGAAAGAATGATAACAAATTTTAAGCTCTTTCTTTTTCATTTTCAGACGTGTTTTTTTGCGGTATTATGAAAAGAATAAAACTGTTGAACAATGCATAAAAAGTTACACCTACCTGTGTTTCGAGTGTGTCTTCATTAAGCAGAGACAACAAAAATATGAAAATAAATCCAAGATATAACTTATAATCAGGTATTTTGTGAAATAGAAACGGAGCTGCCAGAGAAAAAATAAAGACGATTAGTCCTGCAATTCCTAGCGCCACTGCGATAGAGAGATACTGATTGTGAGATCTGAGCCGGTATTCTTTTTTTATAATGGAATTGCTTCTGACATATTCGTGCTGAAAAGCATTTGTAATGTCGCCTGTTCCAAAACCAAAAACTGGTTTTTGCGAAATGAGCGACAATGCGGTTTTCCAGTATTCAAAGCGCTGTGTGAGCGAATGTCCGCTGGGGTCACCGGTCAGTTTGTAATAATTGAGTTCCCACAAAAAGCGGTACATTCTTTCGCGATAAGGATCGAATTCAGGCAGCAGGCAATTGGAATAGCCGTTTTCAATGTTCCGGATATCGGTATCGCTGAGTTGCATGACTCCTGCGCTGTCCTTTGGAAGCCCTTTTGAGGTAAGATATCGGGTCAGAATGTTTATTTTCCCTGCAGCCATTGAGTCCGACTCAATAATTTTTGACTGACTTCGGTTATTCCAGACTGGAATCATTTCCGGAACATTCAGATTTACATACATGTAATGCCCGTTCTCTGTCAGAAGATTTACTGTGTCCTGAATGTAATAGTTCCCATTGATTGTTTGCTTTGGGAGCTCGGAAAAATCCTTTATATAAGGCTCAGGAAAACATCTGTTTTTTACATCTAGGAAGCCGGCAATTCCGAGTATTGTTGTCAGCAATAGAGCAGCAAGCAGCACATACTTTATTCTCCTTTTCCTGAGAAAACTCCAGTAAAGAAACGGGATGAAAAACAGCAGGGAAATCATTACCACATATCCGGTGAATGATTCAAGAATGAACAGAAAATAGAGAAGAATTATGATTGCAGGCACAACGGCAAATTTGTACCACGCTGCCGGCAAATCACTAAAATGAATAAGGATGATTATTGAGAGGCAGATCAGGAGCGAAAAACGGATATGGCTTTGCCCAATTGCAATGCGCTCCGGAGCTGCCGGTGACACATAATAATTTATCAGACTCAGTATGGAAAGCAACAAAACATTGGCTGCGAAGAATAATAAGAGATTAATCGCTCTGTTTTTTTTCATTGGGCCAGCTGCAAAAAACAAAACCGGCAATGCAAGCATGGGGAGTTTGTTCTGAATGTCTTTCATTCCATATTTCATGTCGCTGGTCCACAGCAAACCAGCAAGATGTAAGAGATAAATTGAAATAATGGCAAGCACAACCGGTGAACGGAAAGCTGCAACCAATCTGCTTCTCGACGCCTTATCACTTAAGACAGCAAACAGAAGAAAAAACTGTGAGATGGAGAGAATAAATTTCGAAAACACCAGTCCGAACAGCATCAGTCCGATTACTGCCGGATATTTCCAATCATGAAATAATTCAGTTGTTTTCGAAGACATGATTTATTTTCCGGATAGAATTCTATTGTATTCAGTTTGGTTATTCAGAACCTCAACAGCTTTTTTCACTTCTTTATCAGTACGCAAATCATAAATGATTCGTCCTTTCTGATAATAGTAACGCGACACTATTTCATTGGCAACTACATTCATGATTTCGCTGCTGAACAGTTCCAGATCGCGCTGTTTATTATGTCCGACTTTCGATTTCAGACTGGTAATTTCAGTGCTTGAATTGTCGTAATACTTATCTTCCTTCATGGCTTCGATCAGCTCTTCAAGCTTTCGCTCGCTCGTTGTCTTATAATCAAATTCACGACCTTCAATATACGTTAGGAATTGCTGATATTCAGTTTTCGTGAATTCGAATTTATCCGGCGAAGGAATGGTGGCATGATCGCGAACATACTGGGTCA is a genomic window containing:
- a CDS encoding UDP-2,3-diacylglucosamine hydrolase, encoding MARQSAPQKATALDLSPGKKMYFASDLHLGIPASRDVELAFVQWLNKIENDCQHLFLCGDLFDFWFEYRHVVPRGHVRLLGKLAQMADSGIQIFAFTGNHDMWMFGYLEQEIGLKLFREPQRFLVNGKTIEVGHGDGLGPGDKKYKFVKRMFACRFNQWLFARLHPNFSFGLARWLSRKSRIANGAADEKYNGDEKEFLVQYIQNTPAEQRANIYVFGHRHLPLDMKIENAHYINLGEWVNHKTYGVFDGEMKLLKLAN
- a CDS encoding cytidine deaminase, which encodes MKKKELKICYHSFESPEELSKKDQKLIEKAIEATKTAYAPYSEFYVGAALQLASGKVVLGSNQENSAYPSGLCAERVALFQAGTSYPGIEIETLVITARTKGKKLKTVANPCGACRQVMSESTMRQNKPFKIILVGENGKGFIFDSIVDLLPFSFKFE